The proteins below come from a single Papaver somniferum cultivar HN1 chromosome 11, ASM357369v1, whole genome shotgun sequence genomic window:
- the LOC113321394 gene encoding uncharacterized protein LOC113321394 isoform X1 yields the protein MSGRFEGAEGGSSSTLTTVNGGRNYTSSSPTLSGRGGDVNGILSSGSTTSSRGSTTLSSVGLLPPLSQCIMLETITLDDQKGTRSGELKRIFSVADENSTTAQFKVGSPATVEDVRRFRGSLLENSTKARDRVKKMDECVFKLDKYRFTYPPKRRAKLSPSGGTNAMVVGNQIQQNPTELVNQRLDKNVGLIKRVRTSVAEVSVCISEARNIALSRQSIILDKDRDMLKSTSGGGSVQDEQKIRVIPAGGDGWDKRMKRKRSIGAVGNRAMDGDYEPKRAMHQKPISDPRSRSLDPHGFGSCPSNGGSGINKFDVTSQLTSSNIRLTPKIELENISLQNDRKDRGMNKLDVTSQFSSNIRLTPKIEPENVSLQNDRKDRGFGFDKERVVVVPKLNKLNILESNQIGCHSPVTKGKASRATRTGPGGPNSSPNIPRTPGAHEISEQPSSLNKVQTLGGVNNRKRPMSAGSPSPPVTQWLGQRSQKNSRTRRTNLVSPVSIRDDIQALPEGYPTPEISNRLMSSETTSQLPKGVSNRAQQYKMKPENVASPARFSESEESGAGENKMKDKHVDYGEIEDQSVNEVKKIGSIASSMKKNKVFVKVDVEDGPRRVGRSGRIQSVSRVSVPQVTEKMDSPGTAKPVRSMRIGSEKNDSKPGRPPSKKLAERKVITRPGKALNSGSPGFTGESDDDHDELLEAANFALKSRYLACSGSFWKKVEPIFASVSSEDTIYLRQQLRFVEELDELFCDASGADLNDLGEVGWTEPVSKLNGNGLSISGKASDSLTQSQEFDTLCGMLDTEGYEKVNPLYQRVLSALIGEDEMDDNDHVSEGQEFFHYASDDSPCITFGSECKDADTLESDLDSSGELINSDTGTASGFDENHLGGSPSFSNSSASAISSSDCQYQLMCLDDKLMLELQSIGLHPERVPDLAEGEDEQIIKEIQELKKGLYQKQARKTKVKLSKIDKALLKEREVERREIEQIAMNKLVDMAYKRRMACRGGNYSRSGVSRVSKVAALAFVKRTITRCRKFEATGKSCFSEASLQKIILSASRCSTDGEPVDTVCTEAAANVPLAPGAVSVSVERHGPSGVKFDRGSNAFQSLSHSSIQTFAQCEPMSNRGKKREVLLEDVGNTASRAVAPHGEVLLGNVKGSRIERDRDLSTGNFVAKIGRPLLGGFRGERKTKTKLKQQKLVQLSASGNGLFDKVRETTEVYRPVSDFNETMTKDRNKVRGEVELPPSNKTHVNSSKETREPGLFGSLHLNDLDPASVSNDLDEPQDLTSWLDFDVDVQDIGSMGLEIPMDDLSEILM from the exons ATGTCTGGAAGATTCGAAGGTGCAGAAGGAGGATCATCATCAACATTGACGACTGTAAACGGAGGACGGAACTATACTTCTTCTAGTCCGACGTTGTCAGGACGAGGTGGAGATGTTAATGGGATTCTGAGTTCTGGTTCTACTACTTCATCTAGAGGGAGTACAACGTTGTCGTCTGTGGGTTTGTTACCGCCTTTATCTCAGTGTATTATGTTGGAGACTATTACATTGGATGATCAGAAAGGTACTAGGTCTGGTGAATTAAAGAGGATTTTTAGTGTTGCGGATGAGAATTCGACGACTGCACAGTTTAAGGTGGGGAGTCCGGCGACGGTGGAGGATGTAAGAAGGTTTAGAGGTAGTTTACTGGAGAATTCTACTAAGGCCAG GGATAGAGTGAAAAAAATGGACGAATGTGTCTTCAAATTGGATAAGTATAGGTTTACTTATCCCCCGAAGCGTAGAGCTAAGCTGTCACCTAGTGGTGGTACGAACGCGATGGTGGTGGGGAATCAGATTCAGCAGAACCCAACGGAGCTTGTGAATCAAAGATTGGATAAGAATGTTGGTTTGATTAAGCGTGTTCGTACTTCAGTAGCTGAAGTAAGTGTTTGTATT TCGGAGGCTAGGAATATTGCACTATCAAGGCAATCTATAATTTTGGACAAGGACAGGGATATGCTTAAAAGCACCAGTGGAGGAGGATCAGTGCAGGATGAACAAAAAATCCGAGTAATTCCTGCTGGAGGGGATGGATGGGATAAAAGGATGAAAAGGAAGCGTTCTATTGGTGCAGTGGGTAATAGGGCCATGGATGGTGATTACGAACCAAAACGAGCAATGCATCAGAAGCCTATTAGTGACCCTAGGTCACGTTCTCTTGATCCACATGGCTTCGG ATCATGTCCTTCGAATGGAGGTAGTGGAATCAACAAGTTCGATGTCACTTCTCAACTTACTAGTTCCAATATTCGTTTAACACCCAAGATTGAGCTGGAAAACATTTCTTTGCAAAATGATAGAAAGGACCGTGGAATGAACAAGTTGGATGTCACATCTCAATTTAGTTCCAATATTCGTTTGACACCCAAGATTGAGCCGGAAAACGTTTCTTTGCAAAATGATAGAAAGGATCGTGGATTTGGGTTTGATAAGGAGAGGGTTGTGGTTGTACCCAAGCTTAATAA GCTTAATATTCTTGAGAGCAATCAGATAGGCTGCCACAGTCCAGTAACGAAAGGAAAAGCTTCCAGGGCAACACGTACTGGTCCTGGTGGGCCAAACTCATCTCCCAACATCCCCCGTACTCCTGGAGCCCATGAGATCTCGGAGCAACCTTCAAGCTTAAACAAAGTGCAGACTTTGGGTGGGGTAAATAATCGAAAACGCCCAATGTCTGCAGGATCACCTTCACCCCCTGTGACTCAATGGCTTGGTCAGAGGTCGCAGAAAAACTCGCGAACAAGGAGAACGAACCTGGTTTCTCCTGTTTCAATCCGCGATGACATTCAGGCACTGCCTGAAGGGTATCCAACTCCTGAAATTAGTAATAGATTAATGTCTAGTGAGACAACTTCCCAGCTCCCCAAAGGTGTATCTAACAGAGCCCAACAGTATAAAATGAAACCCGAGAATGTTGCATCCCCAGCTAGATTTTCTGAAAGTGAAGAATCAGGAGCTGGTGAAAATAAAATGAAGGACAAACATGTGGACTATGGGGAGATAGAGGATCAATCTGTTAACGAAGTAAAGAAAATAGGGTCTATTGCATCATCTATGAAGAAGAATAAAGTTTTTGTTAAGGTAGATGTGGAAGATGGGCCAAGGAGGGTAGGACGGAGTGGAAGGATTCAATCAGTGTCAAGAGTATCTGTTCCTCAAGTAACGGAAAAAATGGATAGCCCAGGCACAGCTAAACCTGTGCGAAGTATGAGAATTGGCTCTGAAAAGAATGACAG TAAACCAGGTCGTCCACCTTCAAAAAAGTTGGCAGAACGCAAGGTTATAACACGTCCTGGGAAGGCGCTAAATAGTGGTTCCCCTGGTTTCACAG GAGAATCGGACGATGATCACGATGAACTATTAGAAGCTGCAAATTTTGCTCTGAAATCAAGAT ATCTTGCTTGCTCAGGTTCGTTTTGGAAGAAAGTTGAACCAATTTTTGCTTCTGTGAGTTCAGAGGACACGATCTACTTGAGGCAACAG TTACGTTTTGTGGAGGAGCTTGATGAATTATTTTGTGATGCATCTGGTGCTGACCTTAATGATCTG GGCGAGGTTGGTTGGACAGAACCAGTGTCCAAGCTCAATGGTAATGGGTTGAGCATATCGGGTAAAGCTTCAGATTCTCTGACTCAATCACAGGAATTTGATACTCTCTGCGGAATGTTAGACACAGAAGGTTATGAGAAAGTTAATCCGCTGTATCAAAGGGTTCTCTCTGCTTTGATTGGAGAAGATGAAATGGATGACAATGACCATGTCAGTGAAGGACAAGAATTCTTTCACTATGCAAGTGATGACTCACCTTGTATTACCTTTGGTTCTGAATGTAAAGATGCGGATACGTTGGAGTCTGATCTTGATTCCAGCGGTGAATTGATAAATTCAGATACTGGGACTGCATCTGGCTTCGACGAGAATCATTTGGGTGGGTCACCGTCCTTCTCAAATAGTTCTGCTTCTGCAATTTCTTCTTCTGACTGCCAATATCAACTCATGTGTCTGGACGACAAACTCATGCTAGAGCTGCAGAGCATTGGCCTGCATCCAGAGAGAGTG CCTGATCTGGCGGAGGGAGAAGATGAACAGATAATTAAAGAAATTCAGGAACTTAAAAAGGGGCTATACCAAAAG CAGGCGAGGAAGACGAAAGTTAAGTTAAGCAAGATAGATAAAGCTCTTCTGAAGGAAAGAGAGGTTGAACGAAG GGAGATTGAGCAGATTGCAATGAACAAACTTGTTGACATGGCATACAAAAGGCGAATG GCGTGTCGAGGAGGTAATTATTCAAGAAGTGGAGTCAGTAGGGTCTCAAAAGTAGCTGCCCTAGCTTTTGTTAAACGGACTATTACTCGATGTCGGAAGTTTGAAGCTACAGGCAAAAGTTGCTTTAGTGAGGCGTCTCTTCAAAAGATCATTTTGTCTGCATCTAGATGCAGCACCGATGGAGAACCTGTTGATACTGTCTGTACTGAGGCTGCTGCGAATGTACCGTTAG CTCCAGGTGCTGTTTCTGTCAGTGTTGAGCGACATGGTCCTTCTGGTGTTAAATTTGATAGGGGATCCAATGCCTTTCAGTCTCTCAGCCATTCATCCATTCAGACCTTTGCACAATGTGAACCAATGTCAAACAGAGGAAAAAAGAGAGAAGTACTGCTTGAGGATGTTGGAAACACTGCTTCAAGAGCAGTAGCGCCTCATGGTGAAGTTCTCTTGGGTAATGTAAAGGGAAGTAGAATTGAGAGAGATAGGGATCTATCAACTGGTAATTTTGTTGCAAAGATTGGTCGCCCATTACTGGGAGGATTTAGGGGGGAACGCAAAACTAAAACAAAACTCAAGCAGCAAAAACTTGTTCAGTTGTCAGCTTCAGGAAATGGTCTCTTTGACAAGGTTAGAGAAACAACAGAAGTCTACCGTCCAGTTAGTGATTTTAATGAAACAATGACAAAGGATAGAAACAAGGTACGGGGCGAAGTGGAGCTACCTCCATCCAACAAAACTCATGTGAATTCATCCAAAGAAACGCGGGAACCAGGTCTTTTTGGCAGTTTACACCTAAATGATTTGGATCCAGCTTCTGTGTCTAACGATCTTGACGAGCCCCAAGATCTTACATCATGGTTGGATTTTGATGTAGATGTGCAAGACATTGGCTCAATGGGTCTTGAAATACCTATGGATGACTTGTCAGAAATTTTGATGTGA
- the LOC113321394 gene encoding uncharacterized protein LOC113321394 isoform X3 — protein MSGRFEGAEGGSSSTLTTVNGGRNYTSSSPTLSGRGGDVNGILSSGSTTSSRGSTTLSSVGLLPPLSQCIMLETITLDDQKGTRSGELKRIFSVADENSTTAQFKVGSPATVEDVRRFRGSLLENSTKARDRVKKMDECVFKLDKYRFTYPPKRRAKLSPSGGTNAMVVGNQIQQNPTELVNQRLDKNVGLIKRVRTSVAESEARNIALSRQSIILDKDRDMLKSTSGGGSVQDEQKIRVIPAGGDGWDKRMKRKRSIGAVGNRAMDGDYEPKRAMHQKPISDPRSRSLDPHGFGSCPSNGGSGINKFDVTSQLTSSNIRLTPKIELENISLQNDRKDRGMNKLDVTSQFSSNIRLTPKIEPENVSLQNDRKDRGFGFDKERVVVVPKLNKLNILESNQIGCHSPVTKGKASRATRTGPGGPNSSPNIPRTPGAHEISEQPSSLNKVQTLGGVNNRKRPMSAGSPSPPVTQWLGQRSQKNSRTRRTNLVSPVSIRDDIQALPEGYPTPEISNRLMSSETTSQLPKGVSNRAQQYKMKPENVASPARFSESEESGAGENKMKDKHVDYGEIEDQSVNEVKKIGSIASSMKKNKVFVKVDVEDGPRRVGRSGRIQSVSRVSVPQVTEKMDSPGTAKPVRSMRIGSEKNDSKPGRPPSKKLAERKVITRPGKALNSGSPGFTGESDDDHDELLEAANFALKSRYLACSGSFWKKVEPIFASVSSEDTIYLRQQLRFVEELDELFCDASGADLNDLGEVGWTEPVSKLNGNGLSISGKASDSLTQSQEFDTLCGMLDTEGYEKVNPLYQRVLSALIGEDEMDDNDHVSEGQEFFHYASDDSPCITFGSECKDADTLESDLDSSGELINSDTGTASGFDENHLGGSPSFSNSSASAISSSDCQYQLMCLDDKLMLELQSIGLHPERVPDLAEGEDEQIIKEIQELKKGLYQKQARKTKVKLSKIDKALLKEREVERREIEQIAMNKLVDMAYKRRMACRGGNYSRSGVSRVSKVAALAFVKRTITRCRKFEATGKSCFSEASLQKIILSASRCSTDGEPVDTVCTEAAANVPLAPGAVSVSVERHGPSGVKFDRGSNAFQSLSHSSIQTFAQCEPMSNRGKKREVLLEDVGNTASRAVAPHGEVLLGNVKGSRIERDRDLSTGNFVAKIGRPLLGGFRGERKTKTKLKQQKLVQLSASGNGLFDKVRETTEVYRPVSDFNETMTKDRNKVRGEVELPPSNKTHVNSSKETREPGLFGSLHLNDLDPASVSNDLDEPQDLTSWLDFDVDVQDIGSMGLEIPMDDLSEILM, from the exons ATGTCTGGAAGATTCGAAGGTGCAGAAGGAGGATCATCATCAACATTGACGACTGTAAACGGAGGACGGAACTATACTTCTTCTAGTCCGACGTTGTCAGGACGAGGTGGAGATGTTAATGGGATTCTGAGTTCTGGTTCTACTACTTCATCTAGAGGGAGTACAACGTTGTCGTCTGTGGGTTTGTTACCGCCTTTATCTCAGTGTATTATGTTGGAGACTATTACATTGGATGATCAGAAAGGTACTAGGTCTGGTGAATTAAAGAGGATTTTTAGTGTTGCGGATGAGAATTCGACGACTGCACAGTTTAAGGTGGGGAGTCCGGCGACGGTGGAGGATGTAAGAAGGTTTAGAGGTAGTTTACTGGAGAATTCTACTAAGGCCAG GGATAGAGTGAAAAAAATGGACGAATGTGTCTTCAAATTGGATAAGTATAGGTTTACTTATCCCCCGAAGCGTAGAGCTAAGCTGTCACCTAGTGGTGGTACGAACGCGATGGTGGTGGGGAATCAGATTCAGCAGAACCCAACGGAGCTTGTGAATCAAAGATTGGATAAGAATGTTGGTTTGATTAAGCGTGTTCGTACTTCAGTAGCTGAA TCGGAGGCTAGGAATATTGCACTATCAAGGCAATCTATAATTTTGGACAAGGACAGGGATATGCTTAAAAGCACCAGTGGAGGAGGATCAGTGCAGGATGAACAAAAAATCCGAGTAATTCCTGCTGGAGGGGATGGATGGGATAAAAGGATGAAAAGGAAGCGTTCTATTGGTGCAGTGGGTAATAGGGCCATGGATGGTGATTACGAACCAAAACGAGCAATGCATCAGAAGCCTATTAGTGACCCTAGGTCACGTTCTCTTGATCCACATGGCTTCGG ATCATGTCCTTCGAATGGAGGTAGTGGAATCAACAAGTTCGATGTCACTTCTCAACTTACTAGTTCCAATATTCGTTTAACACCCAAGATTGAGCTGGAAAACATTTCTTTGCAAAATGATAGAAAGGACCGTGGAATGAACAAGTTGGATGTCACATCTCAATTTAGTTCCAATATTCGTTTGACACCCAAGATTGAGCCGGAAAACGTTTCTTTGCAAAATGATAGAAAGGATCGTGGATTTGGGTTTGATAAGGAGAGGGTTGTGGTTGTACCCAAGCTTAATAA GCTTAATATTCTTGAGAGCAATCAGATAGGCTGCCACAGTCCAGTAACGAAAGGAAAAGCTTCCAGGGCAACACGTACTGGTCCTGGTGGGCCAAACTCATCTCCCAACATCCCCCGTACTCCTGGAGCCCATGAGATCTCGGAGCAACCTTCAAGCTTAAACAAAGTGCAGACTTTGGGTGGGGTAAATAATCGAAAACGCCCAATGTCTGCAGGATCACCTTCACCCCCTGTGACTCAATGGCTTGGTCAGAGGTCGCAGAAAAACTCGCGAACAAGGAGAACGAACCTGGTTTCTCCTGTTTCAATCCGCGATGACATTCAGGCACTGCCTGAAGGGTATCCAACTCCTGAAATTAGTAATAGATTAATGTCTAGTGAGACAACTTCCCAGCTCCCCAAAGGTGTATCTAACAGAGCCCAACAGTATAAAATGAAACCCGAGAATGTTGCATCCCCAGCTAGATTTTCTGAAAGTGAAGAATCAGGAGCTGGTGAAAATAAAATGAAGGACAAACATGTGGACTATGGGGAGATAGAGGATCAATCTGTTAACGAAGTAAAGAAAATAGGGTCTATTGCATCATCTATGAAGAAGAATAAAGTTTTTGTTAAGGTAGATGTGGAAGATGGGCCAAGGAGGGTAGGACGGAGTGGAAGGATTCAATCAGTGTCAAGAGTATCTGTTCCTCAAGTAACGGAAAAAATGGATAGCCCAGGCACAGCTAAACCTGTGCGAAGTATGAGAATTGGCTCTGAAAAGAATGACAG TAAACCAGGTCGTCCACCTTCAAAAAAGTTGGCAGAACGCAAGGTTATAACACGTCCTGGGAAGGCGCTAAATAGTGGTTCCCCTGGTTTCACAG GAGAATCGGACGATGATCACGATGAACTATTAGAAGCTGCAAATTTTGCTCTGAAATCAAGAT ATCTTGCTTGCTCAGGTTCGTTTTGGAAGAAAGTTGAACCAATTTTTGCTTCTGTGAGTTCAGAGGACACGATCTACTTGAGGCAACAG TTACGTTTTGTGGAGGAGCTTGATGAATTATTTTGTGATGCATCTGGTGCTGACCTTAATGATCTG GGCGAGGTTGGTTGGACAGAACCAGTGTCCAAGCTCAATGGTAATGGGTTGAGCATATCGGGTAAAGCTTCAGATTCTCTGACTCAATCACAGGAATTTGATACTCTCTGCGGAATGTTAGACACAGAAGGTTATGAGAAAGTTAATCCGCTGTATCAAAGGGTTCTCTCTGCTTTGATTGGAGAAGATGAAATGGATGACAATGACCATGTCAGTGAAGGACAAGAATTCTTTCACTATGCAAGTGATGACTCACCTTGTATTACCTTTGGTTCTGAATGTAAAGATGCGGATACGTTGGAGTCTGATCTTGATTCCAGCGGTGAATTGATAAATTCAGATACTGGGACTGCATCTGGCTTCGACGAGAATCATTTGGGTGGGTCACCGTCCTTCTCAAATAGTTCTGCTTCTGCAATTTCTTCTTCTGACTGCCAATATCAACTCATGTGTCTGGACGACAAACTCATGCTAGAGCTGCAGAGCATTGGCCTGCATCCAGAGAGAGTG CCTGATCTGGCGGAGGGAGAAGATGAACAGATAATTAAAGAAATTCAGGAACTTAAAAAGGGGCTATACCAAAAG CAGGCGAGGAAGACGAAAGTTAAGTTAAGCAAGATAGATAAAGCTCTTCTGAAGGAAAGAGAGGTTGAACGAAG GGAGATTGAGCAGATTGCAATGAACAAACTTGTTGACATGGCATACAAAAGGCGAATG GCGTGTCGAGGAGGTAATTATTCAAGAAGTGGAGTCAGTAGGGTCTCAAAAGTAGCTGCCCTAGCTTTTGTTAAACGGACTATTACTCGATGTCGGAAGTTTGAAGCTACAGGCAAAAGTTGCTTTAGTGAGGCGTCTCTTCAAAAGATCATTTTGTCTGCATCTAGATGCAGCACCGATGGAGAACCTGTTGATACTGTCTGTACTGAGGCTGCTGCGAATGTACCGTTAG CTCCAGGTGCTGTTTCTGTCAGTGTTGAGCGACATGGTCCTTCTGGTGTTAAATTTGATAGGGGATCCAATGCCTTTCAGTCTCTCAGCCATTCATCCATTCAGACCTTTGCACAATGTGAACCAATGTCAAACAGAGGAAAAAAGAGAGAAGTACTGCTTGAGGATGTTGGAAACACTGCTTCAAGAGCAGTAGCGCCTCATGGTGAAGTTCTCTTGGGTAATGTAAAGGGAAGTAGAATTGAGAGAGATAGGGATCTATCAACTGGTAATTTTGTTGCAAAGATTGGTCGCCCATTACTGGGAGGATTTAGGGGGGAACGCAAAACTAAAACAAAACTCAAGCAGCAAAAACTTGTTCAGTTGTCAGCTTCAGGAAATGGTCTCTTTGACAAGGTTAGAGAAACAACAGAAGTCTACCGTCCAGTTAGTGATTTTAATGAAACAATGACAAAGGATAGAAACAAGGTACGGGGCGAAGTGGAGCTACCTCCATCCAACAAAACTCATGTGAATTCATCCAAAGAAACGCGGGAACCAGGTCTTTTTGGCAGTTTACACCTAAATGATTTGGATCCAGCTTCTGTGTCTAACGATCTTGACGAGCCCCAAGATCTTACATCATGGTTGGATTTTGATGTAGATGTGCAAGACATTGGCTCAATGGGTCTTGAAATACCTATGGATGACTTGTCAGAAATTTTGATGTGA